The DNA region CGATGTATCCCTTAATGTGGTAAATGCCTATTTGAATGTAGCGTTCAACAAGGAAAATTTGCAGACCGCCAAAGCACAGTATGAATTCAGTAGCAAACAATTGAAACAGGTAAAAGATTTGGTGGATGCCGGAGTACAGCCTAAAGCCAATATTTACGATGCCGAAGCCACTCTAAGCCGCGATGCCCAACAGGTTACTCTGGCCGAAAACAGTTATACTTTGGCGTTGTTAACGCTATCGCAATTATTGCAAGTGCCGTTTGAAGGGTTTGATGTTGAAATTATTACCGTTGATAGCCCTTCGGAAAATTTATTATATAAAGAAGTTACCCCTGTTTTAAACCATGCTTTAGAAAACCGCAGTGAAATTAAAGTAGCTGAAAAAGGTGTTGAAAGTGCCGAATTGAGCACCGAAATTTCAAAATCGGGGTATTATCCGTCTGTGAGTTTTGGTTATGGCTTTGGTTCGGTTTGGAGTGAATCTAAAAACGATTTGGTAAAACAAGCTTTTTTCAGGGAGCTCGATTTGTTCAAAGGGCACAATTTCAATTTGAATGTAAACATTCCCATTTTTTCGAGGTATCAAAATAAAACGGCAGTGGCCAAATCAAAAATTCAGGAAGAAAACAGTAAGCTCAATTTACAGCGTGCCAAATTGGATTTGGAAGCCAATATCCAGCAAGCCTTTACCGATGCCCAAGCTGCTTTTAAGGCTTTCGATGCTGCTAAAAAATCACTTGAATCGCAAAAACTGGCATTCAATAATTCCAAAGAACGCTACGATATTGGGGTAATGACGACCTACGAATTGGAACAGGCCCGGGTTCAGTTAATAAATGCCGAGTCGTCTTTAATAAATGCCAAGTACGATTTTGTTTTTAAGACAAAAGTTTTAGACTTTTACGCCGGTAAATCTTTATTCGATTAATAGTGAGCACGTATATACTTAATATTGAAACCGCAACCACCAATTGTTCGGTGTCGCTTTCAAAAAACGGGGAAACCATTGTTTTAAAAGAAGACAACGATAAAGGCTATTCGCATGCCGAGCGGTTGCATGTTTACATCGACCAGGTTTTAAAAGAAGCTAAAATTGCGCCAAAAGATTTGTCGGCCATCGCCATCAGCAAAGGCCCGGGCTCTTATACGGGCTTGCGCATTGGGGTTTCGGCCGCCAAAGGACTGTGTTTTGCCTTGAATAAACCGCTTATTTCGGTGCCCACTTTAGAAGCTTTGGCGCATAAGGTAAAAGCAGAGGAAGGCATTATCGTGCCCATGCTCGATGCGAGACGCCTGGAAGTATATTCTGCAATATTCAGCAATGCACATGACAGGATTCGAGAGACCCAAGCACAAATTTTAGATGAAAACGCTTTCGCGGAAGAACTAAACAACGGAAAAGTGTATTTTGTAGGTAATGGTGTTGAAAAGACCAAAAACTTGATAACACACGAGAATGCTATTTTTGTTGAAGGTGAATTACCATCGGCTAATGAAATGAGCCACTTGGCTTATGAAAAATTCAAACAAAACGATACAGAAGATGTCGCCTACTTTGAGCCTTTTTATTTAAAGGATTTTGTAGCGTTAAAGTCAAAAAAATAAGCCCCGTTACAAATCTGTAACAGGGCATTATATTTAAATATTACAAAAAGGTTTTAACCTTGCTTTTGAATTTCTACTTGATGTGGGTATGGAATTTCGATTCCGGCAGCATCAAGGGCTTCCTTAACGTTTTCGGTAACATCAAAATATACGTCCCAATAATCCTCAGATTTGCACCATGGCCTGGTGGCAAAGTTTACAGAGCTGTCGGCAAGTTCCAATACGGTAACTGCTGGGGCAGGATCTTTCAGTACTTTTGGATGTGAAGTGAGCACATTCATAATCACCTCTTTCGTCTTTTTAATGTCGGCATCATAACTTACACCAAAAACCAAATCGACACGACGCGTACCTTCAGTAGTGTAATTGATAATGTTTCCATTGGAAAGCGACCCATTAGGAATAATAATCTCACGGTTTGATAAGCCGGTCAATTTGGTGGTAAAAATTTCAATTTCCTTAACCACGCCAATTTCACCTTGAGCTTCGATTAAGTCACCTATTTTAAAAGGTTTGAAAATCATGATCAATACCCCACCGGCAAAATTTCCAAGAGAACCTTGAAGCGCCATACCAATGGCTAAACCTGCGGCAGCTAAAATAGCAGCAAACGAAGTGGTTTCAACTCCTACGGTGCCCAAAACAACAATAATTAAAATAATCTTTAAAATCCAGCCTAAAAGATTCATTAAAAACTTTTGAAGGCTTTCGTCGTAGTTTTGTTTGGACATAATGCTTTTTGTGGCCTTAAGTATCTTTTTTATTACCCAAGCACCAACTATCCAAATAACAATAGCGCCGAGTACCTTTAAGCCGTACTCAACTATTAAATCAATCCATTTTTCAGTGTCTACGTTTTCTAAATCCATAAAAATTTTAAGTTAATTAGTGATACAAAATTATATCTATAAAAAAAGGTTTTTGTGTTTAGTATGTGAAAATATAGTTAAATTTTTACAAACAGAGACTGGCTAAAGCCACAATGGCGGGAATGGCCTGGAAATAAAATATCCTTATCTGTTTTGTGGAGTAAGACCCATAAATGGCTGCAATAGTCACACAAACCAAGAAAAAAATAAGCCCGCTGCTAAAAACCCGTTGTAAAGTCCTTGGTTGGCTGCGAGTACTTTGGTGTCTTCAGCAA from Tamlana crocina includes:
- the tsaB gene encoding tRNA (adenosine(37)-N6)-threonylcarbamoyltransferase complex dimerization subunit type 1 TsaB, translating into MSTYILNIETATTNCSVSLSKNGETIVLKEDNDKGYSHAERLHVYIDQVLKEAKIAPKDLSAIAISKGPGSYTGLRIGVSAAKGLCFALNKPLISVPTLEALAHKVKAEEGIIVPMLDARRLEVYSAIFSNAHDRIRETQAQILDENAFAEELNNGKVYFVGNGVEKTKNLITHENAIFVEGELPSANEMSHLAYEKFKQNDTEDVAYFEPFYLKDFVALKSKK
- a CDS encoding mechanosensitive ion channel domain-containing protein, producing the protein MDLENVDTEKWIDLIVEYGLKVLGAIVIWIVGAWVIKKILKATKSIMSKQNYDESLQKFLMNLLGWILKIILIIVVLGTVGVETTSFAAILAAAGLAIGMALQGSLGNFAGGVLIMIFKPFKIGDLIEAQGEIGVVKEIEIFTTKLTGLSNREIIIPNGSLSNGNIINYTTEGTRRVDLVFGVSYDADIKKTKEVIMNVLTSHPKVLKDPAPAVTVLELADSSVNFATRPWCKSEDYWDVYFDVTENVKEALDAAGIEIPYPHQVEIQKQG
- a CDS encoding TolC family protein; translated protein: MKIKKSRKMIKSEYQKSGLCLALLFVSLFSFSQQKKWTLQECVNHALEHNITIQQSENTLLSNDQDILAARGQFLPSVSGSMGQRMSIGSGFDPVSNQRINNQTTHSFNYNLSVSQNVFNGFRTLNQYKQSQLTKETNALELSRIKDDVSLNVVNAYLNVAFNKENLQTAKAQYEFSSKQLKQVKDLVDAGVQPKANIYDAEATLSRDAQQVTLAENSYTLALLTLSQLLQVPFEGFDVEIITVDSPSENLLYKEVTPVLNHALENRSEIKVAEKGVESAELSTEISKSGYYPSVSFGYGFGSVWSESKNDLVKQAFFRELDLFKGHNFNLNVNIPIFSRYQNKTAVAKSKIQEENSKLNLQRAKLDLEANIQQAFTDAQAAFKAFDAAKKSLESQKLAFNNSKERYDIGVMTTYELEQARVQLINAESSLINAKYDFVFKTKVLDFYAGKSLFD